From one Tachysurus vachellii isolate PV-2020 chromosome 23, HZAU_Pvac_v1, whole genome shotgun sequence genomic stretch:
- the gtpbp2b gene encoding GTP-binding protein 2b gives MQLAERCGDKDAKAHAPGPGAVTESGHKRKSRSRRGRRRRGKRRRGKKANEPPPFLPPEAEEGNIEYKLKLVNPTQYRFEHLATQLKWRLQEGRGEAVYQIGVEDNGLLVGLTDNDMKASINTLRRMAQKVGADITLLREREVDYESDKPRRIAEVLVRKVPDNQQFLDLRVAVLGNVDSGKSTLLGVLTQGELDNGRGRARLNLFRHLHEIQTGRTSSISFEILGFNSKGEVVNYSESRTAEEICENSSKMITFIDLAGHHKYLKTTIFGLTSYCPDFAMLVVGANTGIAGTTREHLGLALALKVPVFVVVSKVDVCVGGAVQKTVRQLERLLKLPGCNKVPMLISNRDDAVTAAQRFAQSSSITPIFTLSSVSGENLDLLKVFFNILPPLSNSKEQEELMQQLTEFQVDEIYSVPDVGTVVGGTLYSGVCREGDRLVVGPTDDGKFLRLKVCSMQRNRSTCRVLRAGQAATLALGNFDRSLLRKGMVMVSPKMNPTICWQFEAAIVLLFHAKTFRSGFQVTVHVGNIRQTATVECLLGKEELRTGERAVVCFRFLKHPEYLRIGAKLLFREGVTKGIGHVTHLVPSGQNSAHDQNHKPQQNHN, from the exons GCCGAGGAGGGAAATATCGAGTACAAG CTGAAGCTGGTGAACCCAACGCAGTACCGATTTGAGCACTTGGCCACTCAGCTGAAGTGGCGGCTGCAGGAGGGCCGAGGAGAGGCCGTCTACCAGATCGGTGTTGAGGACAACGGCCTGCTGGTGGGACTAACTGATAACGACATGAAGGCCTCCATAAACACCCTGCGCAGAATGGCTCAGAA GGTCGGTGCTGATATCACACTCTTGAGAGAGCGGGAAGTAGATTATGAGTCGGACAAACCCCGGAGAATCGCCGAGGTTCTCGTGAGGAAAGTTCCAGATAACCAGCAG TTTCTGGACCTGCGTGTAGCAGTGCTGGGGAACGTTGACTCGGGGAAATCCACTCTACTTGGCGTCCTGACGCAGGGTGAGCTGGATAACGGACGAGGCCGAGCTCGCCTCAACCTGTTCCGTCACCTGCATGAAATCCAGACGGGTCGCACGTCCAGCATCAGCTTTGAGATCCTCGGTTTTAACAGCAAAGGGGAG GTGGTGAATTACAGCGAGTCACGCACAGCAGAGGAAATCTGCGAGAACTCGTCTAAGATGATCACCTTCATTGACCTGGCCGGCCACCACAAGTACCTGAAGACCACCATCTTCGGCCTGACCAGCTACTGCCCGGATTTCGCCATGCTGGTGGTGGGTGCGAACACGGGCATCG CGGGCACCACGCGGGAGCACCTGGGTCTGGCTCTGGCTCTCAAGGTGCCTGTGTTTGTGGTGGTCAGTAAGGTGGACGTGTGTGTTGGCGGCGCTGTACAGAAGACCGTGCGGCAGTTAGAGAGGTTGCTCAAGCTTCCCGGCTGCAACAAGGTTCCCATGCTGATCTCCAACCGCGATGACGCCGTCACCGCGGCCCAGCGCTTCGCCCAGTCCTCCAG CATCACTCCAATCTTTACACTGTCAAGCGTTTCTGGGGAGAACCTGGACCTGCTGAAGGTTTTCTTCAACATCCTGCCCCCCCTCAGCAACAGCAAAGAGCAGGAAGAGCTCATGCAGCAGCTCACCGAGttccag GTTGATGAGATCTACAGTGTGCCTGATGTAGGAACTGTTGTTGGAGGAACTCTCTACAG tggtgtgtgtcgTGAGGGAGACCGCTTGGTAGTGGGGCCTACAGACGATGGGAAGTTTTTGCGGTTGAAGGTATGTAGCATGCAGAGGAACCGCTCGACCTGCAGGGTTCTTCGAGCCGGACAGGCGGCTACGTTGGCGCTCGGCAACTTCGACCGCTCGCTACTACGCAAG ggcaTGGTGATGGTAAGTCCTAAGATGAACCCCACCATTTGCTGGCAGTTCGAGGCGGCCATCGTGCTGCTGTTCCATGCCAAGACATTCCGCAGTGGCTTCCAGGTCACAGTCCATGTCGGAAACATCCGTCAGACTGCCACAGTAGAGTGTTTACTCGGCAAG GAGGAGCTGCGCACCGGCGAGAGGGCTGTAGTGTGCTTCCGCTTCCTGAAACACCCCGAGTACCTGCGTATCGGAGCAAAGCTGCTGTTCAGAGAGGGCGTGACCAAGGGCATCGGTCATGTGACCCACCTGGTGCCGTCTGGTCAGAACAGCGCACATGACCAGAACCACAAACCACAGCAGAACCACAACTaa